Proteins encoded by one window of Nitrincola iocasae:
- a CDS encoding cation transporter: MVEHKLKLDGLTCGGCVKVVKQALEQLDGIESFEVTQDSAIINGSVDLDTLIETIENAGFEATAA, encoded by the coding sequence ATGGTGGAACATAAACTGAAACTCGATGGTCTTACTTGTGGTGGCTGTGTAAAAGTCGTTAAACAAGCTCTGGAACAGCTCGACGGTATCGAATCCTTCGAAGTTACACAAGACTCGGCCATTATCAATGGCTCAGTAGATCTGGATACGCTGATCGAAACTATTGAAAATGCTGGATTTGAAGCGACTGCAGCCTGA